Proteins encoded together in one Bacteroides zoogleoformans window:
- a CDS encoding TonB-dependent receptor, with product MLAQKIVYGQITDEQTHLPLDGASIILENSNIGTISNHAGVFRMELPSKSSKRIIVQYVGYKSRNILLNKKSYINDSICCNVELQPLNNILSDVVVLGKSKAQKHREVPSAVTIIDSQSLKYKTATLNEILDNAAGIKVAQQGGLGNASRIIVQGMDGKRVGIFINGMPMGNSDEFQLSSIPLDMVDEVEIYKGIIPAWLGGDGLGGAVNIRLKDFNKNHLETAFEVASYNTYIGSLQLKQYIGKTSTAFHAGATMNYAKNNYSFSSPFELGRIIHRDHDAYTHGGFNVGVSSQQLWFDRFDITLSADYYRKEIQGGLMNVQNNIQHAFTRTRSANAALSLEKSFLNGKLTAQLHSIVGLSLVNQVDTSHYCYDFIGNRFPSGSGRGEIGSVPNDSHDRHTTIRELLNLTYKIDGNQLITWNTNYRYGRKMPKDELADQYSRLPTSGYPSTVHAIVSGLSHKLNLNSGKFTNEIGVKLFNHHSEVLPFAEAIMLQDKLRTSTNHSTMIGWSEAMAFHLLPDNALTLKASVQSTVRMPIADELFGDGVLLLPSEKLRPERSFNVNAGAIWLSNARYYPQVRIGVNAFYMSAKDMIKLMYSSMNMAYDNIGKVRVMGLDMELDSKLNHWLDIQGNITWQDARDMRKEAVGGGENFHYRYRIPNMPYLFGNVGLRLHKDGLLGKTSSSAFSSTFGFTKEFSYNWEASNNNTMLIPARYSWDVAVHHSFNKHCQLSFEIRNLLNRENWAEFRYPMERRTFHLKIKYIIN from the coding sequence ATGTTAGCTCAAAAAATCGTTTATGGGCAAATTACGGATGAGCAAACTCACCTGCCGTTAGATGGAGCTTCTATTATTTTAGAAAACTCTAATATCGGCACAATTTCAAATCATGCAGGTGTGTTTAGAATGGAACTTCCTTCAAAAAGCAGCAAGCGGATCATAGTTCAATATGTAGGATATAAAAGCCGTAACATACTACTCAATAAAAAATCATACATCAATGACAGCATTTGCTGTAATGTGGAATTGCAGCCATTAAACAATATCTTATCTGATGTCGTAGTGTTGGGAAAAAGCAAGGCGCAAAAGCATCGTGAAGTTCCATCTGCAGTCACCATTATAGACAGTCAGTCTCTTAAATACAAGACTGCAACCTTAAACGAAATTCTTGACAATGCTGCAGGTATCAAAGTGGCTCAACAAGGCGGACTGGGTAATGCTTCACGTATCATCGTACAAGGGATGGACGGTAAGCGTGTCGGTATCTTTATCAATGGTATGCCTATGGGAAATTCCGATGAATTTCAACTCAGCAGCATACCTCTTGATATGGTAGATGAAGTGGAGATATACAAAGGCATCATCCCGGCATGGCTGGGAGGTGACGGATTAGGCGGTGCCGTGAACATCCGACTGAAAGACTTCAACAAAAATCATTTGGAAACGGCATTTGAGGTAGCATCATACAATACATATATCGGCAGTCTGCAACTGAAGCAATATATTGGCAAGACCTCGACAGCTTTCCATGCCGGTGCCACGATGAACTATGCTAAAAACAATTATAGTTTTTCTTCTCCTTTTGAATTGGGACGTATCATCCACCGTGACCATGATGCGTACACACATGGAGGTTTCAACGTGGGTGTGAGCAGCCAACAATTATGGTTCGACCGATTTGACATCACATTGAGTGCCGACTACTATCGCAAAGAGATACAAGGGGGATTGATGAACGTGCAAAATAATATTCAGCATGCCTTTACGCGGACACGTTCTGCCAATGCGGCACTGAGTCTTGAGAAAAGTTTCTTAAACGGTAAACTCACCGCACAACTACATTCCATTGTTGGTCTTAGTCTCGTCAATCAAGTAGATACTTCACATTATTGTTACGATTTCATAGGTAACAGATTCCCAAGCGGTTCAGGACGCGGAGAGATTGGCTCTGTTCCAAACGATTCACATGACAGGCATACTACCATTCGTGAATTACTCAACCTGACTTATAAGATTGATGGCAATCAACTTATCACATGGAACACCAATTACCGATATGGTCGGAAGATGCCAAAAGATGAACTTGCCGACCAATACTCGCGTCTGCCTACAAGCGGATACCCAAGTACGGTACACGCCATAGTATCCGGATTGTCTCATAAATTGAATCTAAACAGTGGTAAATTTACCAACGAAATAGGAGTAAAACTTTTTAATCACCACTCGGAAGTCCTTCCGTTTGCCGAAGCAATTATGTTGCAAGACAAACTTAGAACATCGACCAACCACAGTACGATGATTGGCTGGAGCGAGGCAATGGCATTTCATCTACTTCCGGATAATGCCTTGACACTGAAAGCCTCCGTACAATCAACCGTCAGAATGCCCATAGCCGATGAGCTGTTTGGTGACGGAGTGTTGCTCCTCCCGTCTGAGAAGCTTCGTCCTGAGCGTAGCTTTAACGTCAATGCAGGTGCGATATGGCTGAGCAATGCCAGATATTATCCGCAGGTGCGAATCGGGGTAAATGCATTCTACATGAGTGCAAAAGACATGATTAAACTGATGTATAGCTCCATGAACATGGCTTATGACAATATCGGCAAGGTTCGGGTGATGGGGCTGGACATGGAACTTGACAGCAAATTGAACCATTGGCTGGATATTCAGGGGAATATCACGTGGCAAGATGCTCGCGACATGAGAAAGGAAGCCGTAGGCGGCGGAGAGAATTTTCACTATCGCTATCGAATCCCCAATATGCCTTATCTGTTTGGCAACGTCGGATTACGCCTGCACAAAGATGGTTTGCTGGGCAAGACTTCTTCTTCAGCCTTTTCTTCTACGTTCGGATTTACCAAAGAATTCAGCTACAACTGGGAAGCAAGCAATAACAATACAATGCTTATACCGGCAAGATACAGTTGGGACGTTGCCGTTCACCATTCTTTCAACAAACATTGCCAGCTTAGCTTTGAGATACGGAACCTACTCAACCGTGAAAACTGGGCAGAATTTCGCTATCCGATGGAAAGGCGCACATTTCACTTGAAGATAAAATATATTATTAACTAA